In a single window of the Rhizobiaceae bacterium genome:
- a CDS encoding biotin--[acetyl-CoA-carboxylase] ligase, which translates to MTGFALSPTAELAGFRLEAFHSVGSTNVVALDRARAGDRGNLWIAALRQETGRGRRGRAWSTPEGNLAATLLVVLDGDFQHAATLGFVAGLSLADALDAVAPGSTVHIAPDGGSAGRNRFELKWPNDVLANGAKMAGILLESSMLASNRMAVAVGIGVNVVEHPRDVPYPATSLSALGAACDAQRLFLALSDAWVTHFGDWRGGQGLRGIRDRWLDRAAGLGGEVAVRIDGEVKRGIFETIDEDCRFVIREAGGERLTISAGDVHFGAVASAGAAQI; encoded by the coding sequence TTGACCGGTTTCGCGCTTTCACCGACCGCCGAACTGGCGGGCTTCAGGCTTGAGGCATTTCACAGCGTCGGCTCAACGAATGTGGTGGCGCTCGACCGTGCGCGTGCAGGCGATCGCGGCAATCTTTGGATCGCGGCGCTCAGGCAGGAGACCGGGCGTGGCAGGCGTGGGCGTGCATGGTCAACGCCCGAGGGCAATCTTGCAGCCACGCTGCTGGTCGTGCTGGACGGCGATTTCCAGCATGCGGCGACGCTGGGATTCGTGGCCGGTCTGTCTCTCGCGGATGCGCTGGACGCCGTTGCTCCGGGCAGCACCGTTCATATCGCACCCGACGGCGGGAGTGCGGGACGTAATCGTTTCGAGCTGAAATGGCCGAACGACGTGCTCGCGAACGGGGCCAAGATGGCTGGCATCCTGCTGGAGTCCTCCATGCTGGCCAGCAACCGGATGGCGGTTGCCGTCGGCATCGGCGTGAATGTCGTCGAGCATCCGCGCGACGTTCCATATCCGGCCACCTCGCTGTCCGCGCTGGGCGCGGCGTGCGATGCGCAGAGGCTGTTCCTCGCCCTTTCGGACGCCTGGGTCACGCATTTCGGCGACTGGCGCGGCGGGCAGGGGCTACGCGGCATTCGCGACCGCTGGCTTGATCGCGCGGCAGGATTGGGCGGCGAAGTCGCCGTGCGCATCGACGGCGAGGTGAAGCGCGGTATATTCGAAACGATCGATGAGGATTGCCGTTTCGTGATCCGCGAAGCGGGCGGAGAGCGGTTGACCATTTCGGCGGGCGACGTGCATTTCGGCGCGGTGGCGTCGGCAGGCGCTGCACAGATTTGA
- a CDS encoding glycosyltransferase family 4 protein has protein sequence MKFVFLNGTSYTFDPRTPFNQPLGGTESAVAYLTAALVRAGAEVTLLNNSPVEREVDGVRIANNNPIAHKFFTDCDVFVVVARSIGLNVRRFLGPDTPIVLWSHLDSDQPNVFGLAEAAERDSWTRYVMISKWQAERFVRQYSLPEERIDIIGNGVSPAFLAEPPAPAWFETGDSPTLAYTSTPYRGLDLLLQCFPTIREAVPDVRLRIHSSMKIYGVPAQGDGFGYLYKLAQSLDGVDYVGPVSQQKLAESLRDVAALAYPSTFKETSCIAVMEAMASGAEVVTTHLGALPETLSGFGRVLPSGNYEHKFGTNPALANSFIGLVVRMLREARSNPASVAEERRRRIGFARQNYNWDARAQQWLALANRLKSGTEVTPKLP, from the coding sequence ATGAAGTTCGTTTTTCTGAACGGTACCAGCTATACGTTCGATCCGCGCACGCCTTTCAACCAGCCGCTTGGCGGTACGGAGTCGGCGGTCGCCTATCTGACCGCCGCACTTGTGCGCGCGGGCGCAGAGGTGACGTTGTTGAACAACAGCCCGGTCGAGCGCGAAGTGGATGGTGTGCGCATCGCGAACAACAATCCTATTGCGCACAAGTTTTTCACGGACTGTGATGTCTTCGTGGTGGTCGCCCGGTCGATCGGCCTCAACGTCCGCAGATTCCTCGGACCCGACACCCCCATCGTTCTATGGTCGCATCTGGACAGCGACCAGCCGAATGTCTTCGGCCTTGCGGAGGCAGCGGAACGCGATTCCTGGACCCGCTATGTCATGATCAGCAAATGGCAGGCCGAACGCTTCGTCAGGCAATATTCATTGCCTGAAGAGCGGATCGACATCATCGGCAACGGCGTGTCTCCGGCCTTTCTGGCCGAACCGCCGGCGCCCGCCTGGTTCGAAACCGGAGATTCGCCGACCCTTGCCTACACCAGCACGCCATACCGGGGACTGGACCTGCTGCTGCAATGCTTCCCGACAATCCGGGAAGCCGTGCCGGATGTCAGGCTGAGAATCCATTCATCGATGAAAATCTATGGGGTTCCCGCTCAAGGAGACGGCTTCGGATACCTGTACAAACTCGCGCAATCGCTTGATGGCGTGGACTATGTGGGACCCGTATCGCAGCAGAAGCTCGCCGAATCCTTGCGCGACGTTGCCGCGCTCGCCTATCCGAGCACATTCAAGGAAACGTCGTGCATCGCCGTCATGGAGGCCATGGCCAGCGGGGCGGAGGTTGTGACCACGCATCTGGGCGCGTTGCCGGAAACATTGAGCGGTTTCGGCAGGGTGCTCCCGTCGGGAAACTACGAGCATAAATTTGGCACAAACCCGGCGCTCGCAAACAGCTTCATCGGCCTGGTGGTCAGAATGCTGCGCGAGGCCCGAAGCAATCCCGCATCTGTCGCCGAGGAGCGTCGGCGGCGCATCGGCTTTGCCCGGCAGAACTACAACTGGGATGCGCGCGCCCAGCAATGGCTGGCGCTGGCAAACCGGCTGAAATCGGGGACAGAGGTCACGCCGAAGCTTCCATGA
- the mce gene encoding methylmalonyl-CoA epimerase: protein MLGRLNHVAIAVPDLDAATALYRDTLGAKVTAPQSLPEHGVTVVFIDTGNTKIELLEPLGESSPIAAFLEKNPAGGMHHICYEVDDILAARDRLKAQGARVLGDGEPKTGAHGNPVLFLHPKDFLGTLVELEQAG from the coding sequence ATGCTGGGTCGTCTCAATCACGTCGCGATTGCCGTGCCGGACCTCGACGCCGCCACCGCGCTATATCGCGACACGCTCGGCGCGAAGGTAACCGCGCCGCAGTCGCTGCCGGAACATGGCGTCACTGTCGTTTTCATCGATACGGGAAACACCAAGATCGAGTTGCTGGAGCCGCTGGGTGAAAGCTCTCCAATCGCGGCTTTCCTCGAAAAGAATCCGGCGGGCGGCATGCACCACATCTGCTATGAGGTCGACGACATCCTCGCCGCCCGCGACCGCTTGAAAGCACAGGGCGCGCGGGTGCTCGGCGACGGGGAACCGAAAACCGGCGCGCATGGAAACCCCGTGCTGTTTCTCCACCCGAAGGATTTTCTCGGCACGCTGGTCGAATTGGAGCAGGCCGGATGA
- a CDS encoding proline--tRNA ligase → MRLSRYFLPILKENPREAEIVSHRLMLRAGMIRQQGQGSFTMLPLGKRVLDKVCRIIREEQDRAGALEILMPTIQSAELWRESGRYDDYGKEMLRIKDRQERELLYGPTNEEMVTEIFRAYVKSYKDLPLNLYHIQWKFRDEVRPRFGVMRGREFLMKDAYSFDLNYEGAKAAYNRMFVAYLRTFTRMGLKAIPMRADTGPIGGDLSHEFIILAETGESQVFCHRDFLDLPVPGEATDFGNDVQIADIVKEWTTPYAATDEMHDEAAWEKIAAADRLSARGIEVGHIFHFGEKYSRPMGAKVQGPDGKEHYVSMGSYGIGPTRLIAAIIEASHDEAGIIWPETVAPFDVGLINMKAGDHDCDRICEQLYDAFQAAGKDVLYDDTDQRAGGKFATADLIGLPWQVIVGPRGAAAGEVEIKSRRTGERETVSLAVALARFGGTE, encoded by the coding sequence ATGCGTCTGTCACGCTATTTCCTGCCCATCCTGAAAGAAAATCCCCGCGAAGCCGAAATCGTCTCGCACAGGCTGATGCTGCGGGCCGGCATGATCCGCCAGCAGGGGCAGGGCAGCTTCACAATGCTGCCGCTGGGCAAGCGCGTGCTGGACAAGGTCTGCCGGATCATCCGGGAAGAGCAGGACCGCGCGGGCGCGCTTGAAATCCTGATGCCCACGATCCAGTCCGCCGAGCTGTGGCGCGAGAGCGGTCGCTATGATGACTACGGCAAGGAGATGCTGCGCATCAAGGACAGGCAGGAGCGCGAGCTTCTCTATGGTCCCACGAACGAGGAGATGGTGACGGAAATCTTCCGCGCCTATGTGAAATCCTACAAGGACCTGCCGCTGAACCTCTATCACATACAGTGGAAGTTTCGCGACGAGGTGCGGCCCCGCTTCGGCGTCATGCGCGGTCGCGAATTCCTGATGAAGGATGCCTATTCCTTCGACCTCAATTATGAGGGGGCAAAGGCGGCGTACAACCGCATGTTTGTCGCCTATCTGCGCACCTTCACGCGCATGGGCCTGAAGGCGATCCCGATGCGCGCCGATACCGGCCCGATCGGTGGTGACCTCAGCCACGAGTTCATCATCCTTGCGGAGACGGGCGAAAGCCAGGTCTTCTGCCATCGCGATTTTCTCGACCTGCCGGTGCCGGGCGAGGCGACCGATTTCGGCAATGACGTACAGATCGCGGACATCGTAAAGGAGTGGACCACGCCCTACGCGGCAACGGACGAAATGCATGACGAGGCCGCCTGGGAGAAGATTGCCGCTGCCGACCGGCTGTCGGCGCGCGGCATCGAGGTAGGCCACATTTTCCACTTCGGCGAGAAATATTCGAGGCCGATGGGCGCGAAGGTGCAAGGGCCGGACGGCAAGGAACACTATGTCTCCATGGGGTCCTACGGCATCGGCCCGACGCGGCTGATTGCCGCCATCATAGAGGCGAGCCATGACGAGGCCGGCATCATCTGGCCGGAAACGGTCGCTCCCTTCGACGTCGGGCTCATCAACATGAAGGCAGGCGACCACGATTGCGACCGCATTTGCGAGCAGCTCTACGATGCATTCCAGGCGGCGGGAAAGGACGTGCTCTACGACGACACGGACCAGCGCGCGGGCGGCAAGTTCGCGACCGCCGACCTGATCGGCCTGCCGTGGCAGGTCATCGTCGGCCCGCGCGGCGCAGCAGCCGGCGAGGTGGAGATCAAGAGCCGCCGCACGGGCGAGCGTGAGACCGTTTCGCTGGCAGTTGCGCTGGCTCGTTTTGGAGGAACCGAATGA
- a CDS encoding ribonuclease J: MADTNNAELVFVPLGGIGEIGMNFALYGFGPAQNREWIVVDVGVTFPDEKHPGVDLILPDIRFIEEHAENLRGIVITHVHEDHYGALTDLWPRLKAPVWMTPFGAGLLEAKRLSEQGAPDIPVQIYRGGEKFMVGPFQVEAVPVAHSIPEPMALAITTPAGTVVHTGDWRIDSAPQIGPKTDEARLRAIGDAGVLALICDSTNAMREGESPSEKAVGESLEKVISESAGRVAITTFSSNVGRVRSIAEAAARAGRKVLLLGRSLKRVVGVATELGYMDGLAPFLAEEDYSYIPRKELVVICTGSQGEPQAALAKLAREEMKAVPLTPGDTVIFSSRGIPGNERPILEVKNRLIDLGMRIIEDSDALVHVSGHPRRGELRQMYEWVRPKIGVPAHGEAAHLVAQGSLMAMSGIPQVAQVRDGDVLRLWPGAAEIVDQVPFGRLYKDGILVGTDEEMGVRDRRKLSFAGHVVVNVVLDERHDLAGDPDLVAIGLPASDARGEDFEELLLDAAIGAVDSIPRQRRKDLDVVRESVRRAVRSTANQTWGKKPLVTVFVTR, from the coding sequence ATGGCGGACACCAACAATGCCGAGCTTGTATTCGTGCCGCTCGGCGGCATAGGCGAGATCGGCATGAACTTCGCGCTCTACGGCTTCGGCCCGGCACAGAACCGGGAATGGATCGTGGTCGATGTGGGCGTCACCTTTCCCGATGAGAAGCATCCCGGCGTGGACCTGATCCTGCCCGACATTCGCTTCATCGAGGAGCATGCCGAAAACCTGCGCGGCATCGTCATTACCCATGTCCACGAGGACCACTACGGCGCGCTGACCGACCTTTGGCCGCGCCTCAAGGCGCCCGTCTGGATGACACCGTTCGGCGCGGGCCTGCTGGAGGCGAAGCGGCTGTCGGAGCAGGGCGCCCCCGACATTCCGGTGCAGATCTATCGCGGCGGTGAGAAATTCATGGTCGGGCCGTTCCAGGTCGAGGCCGTGCCGGTTGCCCATTCCATTCCCGAACCCATGGCGCTGGCGATCACGACGCCCGCCGGAACCGTGGTGCACACGGGCGACTGGCGCATCGATTCCGCTCCGCAGATCGGCCCGAAAACGGACGAGGCGCGGCTGCGCGCCATCGGGGATGCGGGGGTGCTGGCGCTGATCTGCGATTCCACCAATGCCATGCGCGAGGGCGAATCGCCCTCTGAAAAGGCGGTCGGCGAGAGCCTTGAGAAGGTCATCTCCGAGAGTGCCGGGCGCGTCGCCATCACGACTTTCTCCTCCAATGTCGGGCGGGTGCGTTCGATAGCGGAGGCCGCCGCGCGAGCCGGTCGGAAGGTGCTGCTGCTCGGCCGCTCGCTCAAGCGCGTCGTCGGCGTCGCAACAGAACTCGGCTATATGGACGGTCTCGCGCCGTTTCTGGCCGAGGAGGACTATTCCTACATTCCTCGCAAGGAACTCGTGGTGATCTGCACTGGCAGCCAGGGCGAGCCGCAGGCAGCACTGGCGAAGCTGGCGCGGGAAGAGATGAAGGCGGTTCCGCTGACGCCGGGCGATACGGTCATCTTCTCCTCGCGGGGAATTCCGGGCAACGAGCGTCCGATTCTCGAAGTCAAGAACCGGCTGATCGACCTCGGCATGCGCATCATCGAGGATTCGGATGCGCTCGTGCACGTGTCCGGTCACCCGCGCCGGGGTGAGTTGCGCCAGATGTACGAATGGGTGCGCCCGAAGATCGGCGTGCCCGCCCATGGCGAGGCCGCGCATCTCGTGGCGCAGGGGTCGCTGATGGCGATGTCCGGCATTCCGCAGGTCGCGCAGGTGCGCGACGGCGATGTGCTCCGGCTGTGGCCCGGTGCGGCGGAGATCGTCGATCAGGTGCCATTCGGGCGGCTCTACAAGGACGGCATTCTGGTCGGTACCGACGAGGAAATGGGCGTGCGCGACCGCCGCAAGCTGTCCTTCGCCGGGCATGTCGTGGTCAATGTGGTGCTGGACGAACGGCATGACCTTGCCGGCGACCCGGACCTCGTGGCAATCGGCCTGCCTGCATCGGATGCCCGGGGCGAGGATTTTGAGGAATTGCTGCTGGATGCGGCAATTGGCGCTGTGGATTCCATCCCGCGTCAGCGCCGAAAAGACCTCGACGTCGTGCGGGAATCGGTGCGCCGCGCCGTTCGCAGCACGGCAAACCAGACGTGGGGCAAGAAGCCGCTGGTCACCGTGTTCGTGACACGGTAG
- a CDS encoding ABC transporter ATP-binding protein, with product MAQPTIVELKGVERHYRQGERKLVILSGADFALRRGEMVALVAPSGTGKSTLLHTAGLLERPDGGEVYVGGKPCGRLSDDARTAIRRNEIGFVYQFHHLLPEFSALENIVVPQMVKGLSRSEAAARAAQLLDYMQIGNRANHRPGELSGGEQQRVAIARAVANAPQVLLADEPTGNLDPKTAHYVFDALEALVRQSGLAALIATHNFELAGRMDRRVTLAEGRIVPL from the coding sequence ATGGCCCAACCTACCATTGTCGAACTCAAGGGCGTCGAGCGTCACTACAGGCAGGGGGAGCGCAAGCTCGTCATCCTGTCCGGCGCGGATTTCGCGCTGCGTCGCGGCGAGATGGTCGCGCTGGTCGCGCCTTCGGGCACGGGCAAGTCGACGCTGCTCCACACTGCGGGCCTTCTGGAGCGCCCCGACGGCGGCGAGGTCTATGTCGGCGGCAAGCCCTGCGGCAGGCTGAGCGACGATGCCCGCACCGCGATCCGCCGCAACGAGATCGGCTTCGTCTATCAGTTCCACCATTTGCTGCCGGAATTTTCCGCGCTGGAAAACATCGTCGTGCCGCAGATGGTGAAGGGCCTGTCCCGCTCCGAAGCGGCAGCGCGCGCGGCCCAGTTGCTGGACTACATGCAGATCGGCAACCGCGCCAACCATCGGCCGGGAGAGCTGTCCGGCGGCGAGCAACAGCGGGTCGCCATCGCGCGCGCCGTCGCCAACGCGCCGCAAGTGCTGCTTGCGGATGAGCCGACCGGCAATCTCGACCCCAAAACCGCTCACTATGTGTTCGATGCGCTCGAAGCGCTGGTGCGCCAGTCGGGTCTTGCCGCGCTGATCGCCACCCACAATTTTGAACTTGCGGGCCGCATGGACCGCAGGGTTACGCTGGCCGAGGGCCGCATCGTCCCGCTTTAA
- the nuoN gene encoding NADH-quinone oxidoreductase subunit NuoN: protein MTPDLSLSLSLATPEIIIAVGALALLMIGAFSGERANTTVTGLAVAILAGAGAWMLLFTGDGLAFGGAFLADPFARFMKVLTLIGSIVTLIMSVGFAKAEKFDKFEYPVLIMLSTLGMMLMVSANNMIALYLGLELQSLALYVVAAINRDSVRSTEAGLKYFVLGALSSGMLLYGISLVYGYTGHTGFAEITAALDGGERQLGLVFGLVFVLAGIAFKISAVPFHMWTPDVYEGAPTPVTAFFAAAPKMAAMALLVRVTVGAFAPVAHDWQQILVFVSIASMVLGAFAAIGQKNIKRLMAYSSIGHMGYALVGLAAANEAGVRGVIIYMTIYLAMTLGTFAFILAMRRRDGNVEQISDLAGLSSTNPAMATILTILMFSLAGIPPLAGFWGKWYVFLAAIDAKLYTLAVIGVLASVVGAYYYLRIIKIMWFDEPVGGFQPMAGELRLVLGLSGAFVLLYMLFMGPLEAVAQTAAKTFF from the coding sequence ATGACCCCAGACCTTTCCCTCAGCCTCTCGCTCGCCACGCCGGAAATCATCATCGCCGTCGGCGCGCTGGCGCTGCTGATGATCGGCGCTTTCTCCGGCGAGCGCGCCAACACCACGGTGACGGGTCTTGCGGTCGCGATCCTCGCGGGCGCGGGCGCATGGATGTTGCTGTTCACGGGCGACGGCCTCGCTTTCGGCGGCGCATTCCTCGCGGACCCGTTCGCGCGTTTCATGAAGGTGCTGACGCTGATCGGTTCGATTGTCACGCTCATCATGTCGGTGGGTTTCGCCAAGGCCGAGAAATTCGACAAGTTCGAATATCCCGTGCTCATCATGCTTTCGACGCTCGGCATGATGCTGATGGTGTCGGCCAACAACATGATCGCGCTTTATCTCGGGCTGGAACTGCAATCGCTGGCCCTCTACGTCGTGGCGGCGATCAATCGAGACAGCGTGCGCTCCACCGAAGCGGGCCTGAAATATTTCGTGCTGGGTGCGCTCTCGTCCGGCATGCTGCTCTACGGCATCAGCCTCGTCTACGGCTATACCGGCCATACCGGCTTTGCGGAAATAACCGCCGCGCTGGATGGCGGCGAGCGCCAGCTTGGCCTTGTGTTCGGCCTCGTCTTCGTGCTGGCCGGCATCGCCTTCAAGATTTCGGCGGTTCCCTTCCACATGTGGACACCGGATGTCTATGAGGGTGCACCGACCCCGGTAACCGCCTTCTTCGCGGCGGCTCCGAAAATGGCGGCAATGGCGCTGCTGGTGCGCGTCACGGTCGGGGCCTTCGCTCCGGTCGCGCATGACTGGCAGCAGATACTGGTGTTCGTCTCCATCGCCTCAATGGTGCTGGGCGCGTTCGCGGCCATCGGCCAGAAGAACATCAAGCGGCTGATGGCCTATTCCTCAATCGGGCACATGGGCTATGCGCTGGTCGGCCTCGCGGCGGCAAACGAGGCGGGCGTGCGCGGCGTCATCATCTACATGACGATCTACCTCGCCATGACCCTCGGCACCTTTGCCTTTATCCTTGCCATGCGGCGGCGCGATGGAAATGTGGAGCAGATCAGCGACCTTGCCGGCCTGTCCAGCACCAATCCGGCGATGGCCACCATACTGACCATCCTGATGTTCTCGCTGGCGGGCATTCCGCCGCTCGCGGGCTTCTGGGGGAAGTGGTACGTCTTCCTCGCTGCCATCGACGCGAAGCTCTACACGCTGGCAGTCATCGGTGTTCTCGCCTCGGTGGTGGGCGCGTATTACTATCTGCGCATCATCAAGATCATGTGGTTCGACGAGCCGGTGGGCGGATTCCAGCCTATGGCGGGTGAGCTTCGGCTTGTGCTCGGTCTGTCGGGTGCATTCGTCCTGCTCTACATGCTTTTCATGGGGCCGCTTGAGGCAGTCGCGCAAACGGCGGCCAAGACCTTCTTTTGA
- a CDS encoding lipoprotein-releasing ABC transporter permease subunit: protein MSTATARGAGPFSAFERMVAWRYLRAKRKEGVTSMVAIISFAGIMLGVAALIVVMAVMNGFRAELLDKLLGANGHLIIAPVDTMMDDYAAVADRVGKVPGVRLAIPLIEGQVLAQGNTPSGNGALVRGIRGSDLTRVDLVAKNIRQGTLENFDASEGVAIGQRLADSLGLVLGDTITLISPDGDVTPIGTTPRVKGYPVVAIFEVGMSEYDASVVYMPLSEAQLFFNLENIAQSIELYLDAPDAVDSIKGPVEEAAQRPVYLTDWRQRNQTFFSALQVERNVMFMILSLVVLVAALNIISGLIMLVKDKGRDIAILRTMGATRGAVMRIFLMTGATIGLAGTAAGVLLGYIICLNVESIRQFFSWLTGTILFNPELYFLSKLPAKMDPGEVLSVVAMAMVLTFFACIVPAWRAARLDPVEALRYE, encoded by the coding sequence ATGAGCACAGCCACCGCGCGCGGGGCCGGGCCTTTCTCCGCCTTCGAGCGGATGGTGGCGTGGCGCTACCTGCGCGCCAAGCGCAAGGAAGGCGTCACTTCCATGGTGGCGATCATATCCTTCGCCGGCATCATGCTCGGCGTTGCGGCGCTCATTGTCGTCATGGCGGTGATGAACGGTTTTCGCGCGGAGTTGCTGGACAAGCTGCTCGGCGCAAACGGCCATCTCATCATAGCGCCCGTAGACACGATGATGGACGACTATGCGGCGGTTGCCGACCGCGTCGGCAAGGTTCCCGGCGTGCGCCTCGCCATTCCACTGATCGAGGGGCAGGTGCTGGCGCAGGGCAACACGCCGTCCGGGAATGGCGCGCTGGTGCGTGGCATCCGGGGGTCCGACCTGACGCGCGTGGATCTCGTCGCTAAGAACATCAGGCAGGGTACGCTGGAGAATTTCGACGCCAGCGAGGGCGTCGCCATCGGCCAGCGGTTGGCGGATTCGCTCGGGCTGGTGCTCGGCGACACGATCACGCTGATCTCGCCGGACGGCGACGTCACGCCCATCGGCACCACGCCGCGCGTGAAAGGCTATCCGGTCGTCGCGATCTTCGAGGTCGGCATGTCCGAATATGATGCCTCGGTTGTCTACATGCCGCTGTCCGAGGCGCAATTGTTCTTCAACCTGGAGAACATCGCGCAGAGCATCGAGCTTTATCTGGATGCTCCCGATGCGGTGGATTCCATAAAGGGCCCCGTCGAGGAGGCCGCGCAACGGCCCGTCTACCTGACCGATTGGCGCCAGCGCAACCAGACCTTCTTTTCCGCCTTGCAGGTCGAGCGCAATGTCATGTTCATGATCCTGTCGCTGGTCGTACTCGTCGCCGCGCTCAACATCATTTCCGGGCTCATCATGCTGGTGAAGGACAAGGGCCGCGACATCGCAATCCTGCGCACAATGGGCGCGACGCGGGGCGCGGTGATGCGAATATTCCTGATGACGGGCGCCACCATCGGGCTGGCAGGCACGGCAGCGGGTGTGCTGCTCGGCTACATCATCTGCCTGAACGTGGAATCGATCCGGCAGTTCTTTTCGTGGCTGACGGGCACGATATTGTTCAACCCGGAGCTCTATTTCCTCAGCAAACTGCCCGCCAAGATGGACCCCGGCGAGGTGCTGTCCGTCGTGGCGATGGCAATGGTGTTGACCTTCTTTGCCTGCATCGTGCCGGCATGGCGCGCGGCCCGGCTCGATCCCGTAGAGGCATTGCGTTACGAATAA
- a CDS encoding DUF1467 family protein, with protein sequence MSWFSAFAIYFVVWWLVLFAVLPWGLKTQDEDGEVTLGTVASAPRGPHVLRAMLWASVVAFIVCAGFLYLTRGLGYTFDDIPRLVPDFDKPN encoded by the coding sequence ATGAGCTGGTTTTCCGCCTTCGCGATCTACTTTGTCGTGTGGTGGCTGGTCCTGTTCGCCGTGCTGCCCTGGGGGCTCAAGACCCAGGACGAGGACGGCGAGGTAACGCTCGGCACAGTCGCAAGCGCGCCACGCGGGCCGCACGTGCTGCGCGCGATGCTTTGGGCCTCTGTCGTGGCGTTCATCGTCTGCGCCGGGTTTCTATATCTTACGCGCGGCCTTGGATACACGTTCGACGATATTCCTCGCCTCGTGCCCGATTTCGACAAGCCGAACTAA